ACATATCATCGATTTTCCACATCCCAATCATCATCACCCCATTCTTTATCCcaatcttcatgtgtttcaaTTGTAAATGTCGAGTTGGGTTGCTGCTCCCCCATTTCAAGTTCTTTATACTTTACACCATTGAGTTGTCGTCCCTTTCTCCTTAACTTGCAGCAGATCAAAGTTCCTCCAATGAAGAATGCCGTCGCAAAAAATAAGTATGTTCCATTTATTGATGTTACATAATTCATATAGAAACCTTTTGGCAGCGAAGCTCCTACATCAATGGTGCAGTTTCCATTTTCAGCGCTTAACAAGATCGAAGAATACCCTGATCCCATGTTCGATGTTAATTTTACCTGTTGTGAAAAATAAGGTAAAAATGAACAGAAACTCAATCATAAAACAGAGGATGAAATCTATCCATGTTAAATGAATAGGAATGCAGGGATGAGACCAGGACAGTATCAAAGAGGAGAAAATAAAAGTTAATAGCCAGTACCTTCTTGCTTTCGTGTCCAGGTATATCGGTATTCTCCTCCACAGTGATGTTTGCAGGAAAGATGATAATGCTCACTCTGTGAGAGCTCTCACCCGCATTCACGACAAGTACGTAGTTGTCTTGAGATACTGCTAGCAAAATAGATACTATGAGACTCGCAACTATAAGACTTTAAAATGAGTCCAAAAAAAACCCTGTTTCATTAGATTTGCATTTTAACCATGTTTAGCAGCTATTTTCATTTGACAGAGCCAATTTGGCTCACATCAGATTTATCGAGGATATTTATTCATTGTTTGTATCGATATAAGAAGTTTGTACAATTTTCTGGCCaactataatataatttttgttaattatttgagacatgatTTAAGCACCCACCGTGCTTGATCACTTAAGCTTTCCTGAATAAATGTTAGAAGCTTGTAGCATGCTAAATTTGGCTGTTTGGTTCTTCTGTTGGTTCAATAGGAGTTCATTTTCAGACTAAGCAACAACTAATAGATGATCtaattaaatgaaaatacaTGATTCCAAGTGAATACCGAATGAAATTGTTGTATTCACGATAGAACGAACCTCATGGAAAGCATGTGGAGTAAGAGGATCCAGAGCATGAAAATGTAGACCCACTAATCACTAGCCACAGTTCAATAAAAAGATCATGAGCTAAGAAGTTCAAAGAGAGAAGGGTTAATCAAGAAATTGCGGAAAAGAATTCAATCTATACCAATTGGGAGAAGTAGAAGTGATCTGAATGTTAATTTAAGAAATGTTTGTATGGTTGTGTCCAAGTCCATTGTATAACATGGGGAGGTGTTATTTCTTGCATTATTCACGAAACTTTAAAGTTAAAATTGAGAATTTTCTCTTCAGGTGCGAGTATAACATGGAAATGAAGAACTTATCAAGAATTATTTTTCGTGGCATCTGATTCCATCCTTGTTCACTTCGTTCTTGATTGAACCTATGTGAATGTTTCTACGAATCTTGCTTTACAATTGCCTAAAAAAATGGTGTGAATTCTATTCTTGTCGTTGTGGACAGATTTTCAATTATGGGACATTTCAATTGATATCACAAAACAGACGAGCGTCCCATTTTATGGAATTGTATTTCCATGAGGTTGCGTGCCTTTATGGAGCACAGAAGACTCTTATCAGATTGGATGTGAAGGTGAGCTACCCATAGTTGTTAAAAGCGTGTGCCTGGCGGCAGTGCGCTGTTTTATAAGTTTCTTCATTGCACTTGACGTTCAATCAAGGTTATATCTTGTTTTTGTATGCAAAATTCCAAAATGTTGTTTGTTTTAAtgtatttaattgaattttaaaatttatatcaaatgcGCTTTACTAAGATAAAGCGTTCGCTTCGCCTTGTGACTCAAGCTCCAGGTTACCCTAGCGGTTTGGCGTGTCTTGCACCCTAAATAACTATAAGGGACACAAATCTGTTTGAACCAAATTATAGAGAATGGTTCCATTTGCGAAACAATAGGTCCCTAAAAGTTTATGTAAGATCTCAAGTGCACCTTACTTAAATATGATCAATCACTGACTCTAATAAAGATGACTTCATCTTAGCTTCACGTGCCCTCTTCTCTATTACCACCTTTTAGTATTCATTATCACAACATACAGTAGAGACAACTAAC
The sequence above is a segment of the Primulina tabacum isolate GXHZ01 chromosome 6, ASM2559414v2, whole genome shotgun sequence genome. Coding sequences within it:
- the LOC142549243 gene encoding uncharacterized protein LOC142549243 isoform X2, which encodes MMGLLRLALTVIFLICVVPCHSDGSFLDLFRKLEQGSDASKINAQVSPSPSPVPVENRDSKKETCDGVADNCGIVESHVSALSILLAVSQDNYVLVVNAGESSHRVSIIIFPANITVEENTDIPGHESKKVKLTSNMGSGYSSILLSAENGNCTIDVGASLPKGFYMNYVTSINGTYLFFATAFFIGGTLICCKLRRKGRQLNGVKYKELEMGEQQPNSTFTIETHEDWDKEWGDDDWDVENR
- the LOC142549243 gene encoding uncharacterized protein LOC142549243 isoform X1 gives rise to the protein MMGLLRLALTVIFLICVVPCHSDGSFLDLFRKLEQGSDASKINAQVSPSPSPVPVENRDSKKETCDGVADNCGIVESHVSACVPFRGNVSQDNYVLVVNAGESSHRVSIIIFPANITVEENTDIPGHESKKVKLTSNMGSGYSSILLSAENGNCTIDVGASLPKGFYMNYVTSINGTYLFFATAFFIGGTLICCKLRRKGRQLNGVKYKELEMGEQQPNSTFTIETHEDWDKEWGDDDWDVENR